One window from the genome of Helicoverpa zea isolate HzStark_Cry1AcR chromosome 6, ilHelZeax1.1, whole genome shotgun sequence encodes:
- the LOC124631158 gene encoding glycerol kinase-like: MREFGKFGPLIGAVDEGTSNVKFLVFAANTSEVLTYHQISLKRFSPQEGWIEQDALEILNAVLECIEVTIDNLRKLDINPGDVVGIGITNQRETTIVWNSVTGQPLYSAIVWLDVRTSSIVDELIKIKGAQCVNAVTQTSGLPLSTYFSSVKLKWLLTNVSAVKDAVKAGECMAGTVDSWLIWNLTGGSHGGSHITDVTNASRTQLMSLRSLKWDKGLLRFFDIPLEILPKIKSSAEIYGYISTGSLLGVPIAGCLGDQQAALVGQGCMRFGQVKCTFGTGCFLLYNTGDSIIHSQQGLLTTVAYKLGPDAPPVYALEGSVAIAGDTLQWLRDGLELISDIQDTEALASEVNDDDEGSICFVPAFNGLYSPYWRKDARGIMCGISAKTRREHIVRAALESVCHQTRSVATAMAADCAPLGRLLADGGMAQNSLLMQMQADILGIPVIRPLMMESTALGAAIVAGRALRVWPTSTPSPPADTFIPATTSEERDIRRVRWEEALSKCLAWTSDGSEEKEKLCPDETDRTTAVIPPGLFFIGTALLVIIADKLKVI; encoded by the exons ATGCGGGAATTCGGCAAATTCGGTCCTCTCATCGGTGCTGTAGATGAAGGAACTTCAAATGTCAAGtttctg GTGTTTGCAGCAAATACCTCAGAAGTTCTCACTTATCATCAAATATCATTGAAAAGATTTAGTCCCCAAGAAGGATGGATAGAACAAGATGCTTTAGAAATACTAAACGCGGTATTAGAATGCATCGAG GTGACTATTGACAATCTGAGGAAGTTGGATATCAACCCAGGGGATGTTGTGGGGATTGGTATTACTAACCAAAGGGAAACTACAATAGTATGGAATTCTGTAACTGGACAACCCCTGTACAGTGCCATAG TGTGGTTGGATGTGAGAACGTCAAGCATTGTAGATGAACTGATCAAAATCAAAGGTGCACAATGTGTTAATGCTGTTACTCAGACTAGTGGACTTCCTTTGTCTACATACTTCTCATCTGTTAAACTGAAATGGCTGTTAACAAATGTATCTGCCGTGAAGGATGCGGTCAAAGCTGGAGAATGTATGGCGGGCACTGTGGATTCCTGGTTGATTTgg AACCTGACCGGTGGCAGCCATGGTGGATCTCATATAACAGATGTCACAAACGCTTCAAGAACTCAACTAATGTCACTGAGAAGCCTGAAATGGGATAAAGGATTATTACGTTTTTTCGACATACCATTGGAAATTCTGCCAAAGATTAAAAGTTCAGCTGAAATATATGGTTACATTTCAACTGGATCCCTGCTTGGTGTTCCTATTGCTGGG TGTTTAGGAGATCAACAAGCAGCTCTTGTTGGACAAGGGTGCATGAGGTTTGGTCAAGTCAAATGTACTTTCGGTACTGGATGTTTTTTGTTGTACAATACAG gagATTCAATAATTCACTCACAACAAGGTCTTCTGACTACAGTAGCTTATAAACTGGGCCCAGATGCGCCGCCAGTCTATGCTTTAGAGGGATCTGTTGCCATTGCAG GTGACACATTACAGTGGCTGCGAGATGGTCTGGAGCTTATAAGTGACATACAAGATACAGAGGCATTGGCTTCAGAGgtcaatgatgatgatgaaggaagCATTTGTTTTGTGCCAGCATTTAACGGTTTATACTCTCCATATTGGAGAAAAGACGCTAGAGG CATAATGTGTGGAATAAGTGCAAAGACGCGTCGAGAGCACATAGTAAGAGCAGCTTTGGAATCAGTGTGCCATCAAACTCGAAGTGTGGCAACAGCCATGGCGGCTGATTGCGCGCCGCTGGGCCGCTTGCTTGCCGACGGCGGTATGGCACAGAATTCCCTGCTAATGCAAATGCAAGCAGATATTCTCGGTATTCCAGTG ATTCGGCCCCTCATGATGGAAAGTACAGCTCTGGGAGCAGCAATAGTGGCGGGCCGAGCACTGCGAGTGTGGCCAACGTCTACTCCGAGTCCACCAGCCGATACTTTTATACCAGCGACTACTTCTGAAG AACGCGACATCAGGCGCGTCCGATGGGAAGAGGCTCTAAGCAAATGTTTAGCATGGACTTCAGATGGAAGCGAAGAGAAGGAAAAGTTATGCcctg ATGAAACAGATCGTACAACAGCAGTGATACCCCCTGGTCTGTTCTTCATTGGCACAGCCCTTCTAGTGATAATAGCagataaattaaaagttatCTAA
- the LOC124631035 gene encoding sodium- and chloride-dependent GABA transporter ine isoform X2, with protein MSKTFQATLNKKYEPIWPPDEDTASHESDCEEEEEDTTAHLKPRRPFWANKIQFVLACVGYSVGLGNVWRFPYLCYKSGGGAFLIPYFIILLVCGVPMLFMELAVGQYTAHGPIGALSQICPLFKGAGLASVVISFLMSTYYAVIIAWAIYYFFTSFKTEVPWASCSNRWNTPQCWVPNHNMTKPNGSQTPTEQFFEKKVLSMSAGIEFPNGMRWELAACLVCAWVLVYFALWKSIKSSAKVRYITTTLPFLLIIVFLGRSLTLDGADKGLRFFFKPEWELLKQSRPWVNAASQVFNSIGVAFGSMIMFASYNRFDNNFLHDTVAVSLINAITSLIVGIFTFATIGNIAFEQNTPVKDVIADSPGLLFVVYPQAIAKMPASQLWAVLFFFMFLCLGLNSQFAIVEVVVTSIQDGFPDMIRRRLVYHELLVLCVCGVSLVFGLPHILHSGIYVFQLMDYYAASLSITYLAFFEVVAIAWFYGVGRLSRNIKQMTGRRPSLYFRVCWLIATPALLLALWVASMVDYTPPSYRQYQYPTWAQALGWIIASLSLLCIPVYAVFVVIGSPGNNWREKLRHSIRPTSLCECGVTGCDICYSESEQPDDKPAIN; from the exons ATGTCGAAGACTTTCCAAGCCACactcaacaaaaaatatgagcCGATTTG GCCACCCGACGAGGATACGGCGTCACACGAGAGTGACTGCGAGGAAGAAGAGGAAGACACGACAGCCCACCTGAAGCCCCGCCGACCGTTCTGGgccaataaaatacaatttgtatTGGCTTGTGTTGGATACTCTGTTGGCCTCGGCAATGTGTGGCGATTCCCCTACCTGTGCTACAAAAGCGGAGGAG GAGCCTTCCTCATACCCTATTTCATAATACTCTTAGTATGCGGTGTGCCAATGCTTTTCATGGAGCTGGCTGTGGGCCAGTACACAGCTCACGGTCCCATTGGTGCCCTGTCACAAATTTGCCCACTCTTCAAAG GTGCGGGCTTAGCAAGCGTAGTGATCTCATTTTTAATGTCCACATACTACGCGGTTATAATAGCGTGGGCAATATACTACTTCTTCACATCGTTTAAGACGGAGGTGCCGTGGGCGAGTTGCTCCAACCGATGGAACACGCCGCAGTGCTGGGTGCCCAACCACAACATGACCAAGCCGAATGGCTCGCAGACACCCACCGAACAGTTCTTTGA GAAAAAGGTATTGAGCATGAGCGCCGGAATAGAATTCCCTAATGGAATGCGGTGGGAGCTAGCAGCTTGCTTGGTCTGTGCTTGGGTATTAGTTTACTTCGCTCTGTGGAAAAGCATCAAGTCTTCTGCCAAAGTACGGTATATCACCACAACGCTGCCCTTTCTGCTGATTATAGTCTTCCTCGGACGCTCTTTGACATTAGATGGAGCTGATAAAGGACTGAGATTTTTCTTCAAGCCAGAATGGGAACTTTTGAAACAGTCAAGACCATGGGTGAACGCAGCATCACAAGTATTTAACTCGATTGGTGTTGCTTTTGGATCCATGATAATGTTCGCTTCGTATAATCGTTTCGATAATAACTTCCTACATGACACCGTGGCTGTTTCACTAATCAATGCAATCACCAGTCTCATCGTGGGAATCTTCACGTTTGCCACTATTGGAAACATTGCTTTTGAACAAAATACTCCCGTGAAGGACGTCATCGCTGATA GTCCTGGATTATTATTTGTAGTGTATCCGCAAGCGATTGCAAAAATGCCAGCTTCTCAATTATGGGCCGTACTATTCTTCTTTATGTTCCTTTGTCTTGGACTTAATAGCCAG TTTGCCATAGTGGAAGTAGTAGTGACGTCAATTCAAGACGGGTTCCCAGACATGATTCGCAGACGGCTGGTGTACCATGAGCTGCTGGTGCTCTGTGTGTGCGGGGTGTCGCTCGTGTTCGGCCTACCACACATACTACACAGCGGCATATACGTGTTCCAACTAATGGACTACTACGCCGCATCACTCAGCATCACATATCTCGCCTTCTTCGAAGTCGTGGCCATAGCTTGGTTTTATGGCGTAGGAAGACTTTCtagaaatattaaacaaatgacAG GTCGTCGTCCATCGCTGTACTTCCGAGTGTGCTGGCTGATAGCGACTCCGGCGCTTCTGCTAGCGCTGTGGGTGGCCAGCATGGTGGACTATACACCGCCCAGCTACCGCCAGTATCAGTATCCCACATGGGCGCAGGCGCTCGGTTGGATCATTGCTTCTCTCTCACTGCTCTGCATACCAGTGTATGCAGTCTTCGTCGTTATCGGATCGCCCGGAAATAATTGGAGAGAA AAATTGCGTCATTCAATACGTCCGACATCTCTATGTGAATGCGGTGTCACTGGATGCGATATTTGCTACTCAGAGTCCGAGCAACCGGACGACAAACCTGCTATCAACTAG
- the LOC124631035 gene encoding sodium- and chloride-dependent GABA transporter ine isoform X1, which yields MSKIEISTEAAAPSVAIHVEQYDGQDRENSKLLDLHAPAPMITPSGQMRKVKSFSDTHRIRDVTAASGAASARCLRPYEQVATYPEGSDSGTNHYGAPSVRSLASIGMGCTDGRKMVIRRVPTSPTELFHLVRPPTPPDEDTASHESDCEEEEEDTTAHLKPRRPFWANKIQFVLACVGYSVGLGNVWRFPYLCYKSGGGAFLIPYFIILLVCGVPMLFMELAVGQYTAHGPIGALSQICPLFKGAGLASVVISFLMSTYYAVIIAWAIYYFFTSFKTEVPWASCSNRWNTPQCWVPNHNMTKPNGSQTPTEQFFEKKVLSMSAGIEFPNGMRWELAACLVCAWVLVYFALWKSIKSSAKVRYITTTLPFLLIIVFLGRSLTLDGADKGLRFFFKPEWELLKQSRPWVNAASQVFNSIGVAFGSMIMFASYNRFDNNFLHDTVAVSLINAITSLIVGIFTFATIGNIAFEQNTPVKDVIADSPGLLFVVYPQAIAKMPASQLWAVLFFFMFLCLGLNSQFAIVEVVVTSIQDGFPDMIRRRLVYHELLVLCVCGVSLVFGLPHILHSGIYVFQLMDYYAASLSITYLAFFEVVAIAWFYGVGRLSRNIKQMTGRRPSLYFRVCWLIATPALLLALWVASMVDYTPPSYRQYQYPTWAQALGWIIASLSLLCIPVYAVFVVIGSPGNNWREKLRHSIRPTSLCECGVTGCDICYSESEQPDDKPAIN from the exons ATGAGTAAAATCGAAATTTCAACGGAAGCCGCCGCGCCCAGCGTGGCGATCCACGTGGAGCAGTATGACGGCCAAGACAGGGAGAACTCAAAGCTCCTCGACCTGCACGCTCCGGCGCCGATGATAACGCCCTCTGGGCAAATGCGCAAAGTGAAGAGCTTCAGTGATACACACAGAATTCGTGATGTGACAGCAGCCTCGGGTGCAGCATCCGCGCGGTGTCTTCGGCCTTACGAGCAAGTGGCCACTTACCCTGAAGGGTCTGACAGTGGCACCAATCACTATGGCGCGCCGTCAGTCCGATCTCTTGCCTCGATCGGAATGGGATGCACGGATGGCCGCAAAATGGTTATAAGACGGGTACCAACATCGCCCACGGAATTGTTCCATCTAGTTCGTCCTCCTAC GCCACCCGACGAGGATACGGCGTCACACGAGAGTGACTGCGAGGAAGAAGAGGAAGACACGACAGCCCACCTGAAGCCCCGCCGACCGTTCTGGgccaataaaatacaatttgtatTGGCTTGTGTTGGATACTCTGTTGGCCTCGGCAATGTGTGGCGATTCCCCTACCTGTGCTACAAAAGCGGAGGAG GAGCCTTCCTCATACCCTATTTCATAATACTCTTAGTATGCGGTGTGCCAATGCTTTTCATGGAGCTGGCTGTGGGCCAGTACACAGCTCACGGTCCCATTGGTGCCCTGTCACAAATTTGCCCACTCTTCAAAG GTGCGGGCTTAGCAAGCGTAGTGATCTCATTTTTAATGTCCACATACTACGCGGTTATAATAGCGTGGGCAATATACTACTTCTTCACATCGTTTAAGACGGAGGTGCCGTGGGCGAGTTGCTCCAACCGATGGAACACGCCGCAGTGCTGGGTGCCCAACCACAACATGACCAAGCCGAATGGCTCGCAGACACCCACCGAACAGTTCTTTGA GAAAAAGGTATTGAGCATGAGCGCCGGAATAGAATTCCCTAATGGAATGCGGTGGGAGCTAGCAGCTTGCTTGGTCTGTGCTTGGGTATTAGTTTACTTCGCTCTGTGGAAAAGCATCAAGTCTTCTGCCAAAGTACGGTATATCACCACAACGCTGCCCTTTCTGCTGATTATAGTCTTCCTCGGACGCTCTTTGACATTAGATGGAGCTGATAAAGGACTGAGATTTTTCTTCAAGCCAGAATGGGAACTTTTGAAACAGTCAAGACCATGGGTGAACGCAGCATCACAAGTATTTAACTCGATTGGTGTTGCTTTTGGATCCATGATAATGTTCGCTTCGTATAATCGTTTCGATAATAACTTCCTACATGACACCGTGGCTGTTTCACTAATCAATGCAATCACCAGTCTCATCGTGGGAATCTTCACGTTTGCCACTATTGGAAACATTGCTTTTGAACAAAATACTCCCGTGAAGGACGTCATCGCTGATA GTCCTGGATTATTATTTGTAGTGTATCCGCAAGCGATTGCAAAAATGCCAGCTTCTCAATTATGGGCCGTACTATTCTTCTTTATGTTCCTTTGTCTTGGACTTAATAGCCAG TTTGCCATAGTGGAAGTAGTAGTGACGTCAATTCAAGACGGGTTCCCAGACATGATTCGCAGACGGCTGGTGTACCATGAGCTGCTGGTGCTCTGTGTGTGCGGGGTGTCGCTCGTGTTCGGCCTACCACACATACTACACAGCGGCATATACGTGTTCCAACTAATGGACTACTACGCCGCATCACTCAGCATCACATATCTCGCCTTCTTCGAAGTCGTGGCCATAGCTTGGTTTTATGGCGTAGGAAGACTTTCtagaaatattaaacaaatgacAG GTCGTCGTCCATCGCTGTACTTCCGAGTGTGCTGGCTGATAGCGACTCCGGCGCTTCTGCTAGCGCTGTGGGTGGCCAGCATGGTGGACTATACACCGCCCAGCTACCGCCAGTATCAGTATCCCACATGGGCGCAGGCGCTCGGTTGGATCATTGCTTCTCTCTCACTGCTCTGCATACCAGTGTATGCAGTCTTCGTCGTTATCGGATCGCCCGGAAATAATTGGAGAGAA AAATTGCGTCATTCAATACGTCCGACATCTCTATGTGAATGCGGTGTCACTGGATGCGATATTTGCTACTCAGAGTCCGAGCAACCGGACGACAAACCTGCTATCAACTAG
- the LOC124631162 gene encoding cation channel sperm-associated protein 2-like: protein MPPEIRLTVSQNDKLIQTITKTVEGQHLVKSLEEFQIEANAALTKMIEELGEIGEAGGDANLEDDEDDDDETDDDADSSLSTSEDSKGHSTSKRKKHN, encoded by the exons ATGCCTCCTGAAATTAGACTTACTGTATCCCAAAACGACAAATTAATACAGACTATTACTAAAACAGTAGAAGGTCAACATTTAGTTAAGTCCCTAGAGGAATTCCAAATAGAAGCGAATGCCGCATTGACGAAGATGATAGAAGAACTCGGTGAAATTGGAGAAGCTG GTGGTGATGCTAacttggaggatgatgaggatgatgatgatgagactgATGATGACGCTGACAGTTCCCTTTCTACAAGTGAGGATTCAAAAGGACACAGTACCTCCAAAAGGAAGAAACATAATTGA